The genomic interval atcaagataatataattaacaaaaaattaacttttaaagataaaactaatataataaattcaattaatcatttcaatttaaaagacaaagaaaatataaagataaaatcaaaatgaaatttaacaaactttaaattaaatgttaaagataacatattaaacaaaaataatctagaaaattcaaaattaacaatcaataaaaaactaaaagataaacctttaaagaaatataattcaaacaatttaattaactcaaattcaaaaataaataaaaacttaaactttacaaataagctattaaagaaagataattcaattaacccaataaaattgaaattaaaagaaaatttaaatattaaatatacacttttaaagaaagataatttgaccaatttaattaattcaaaactaaaaacttaaatttaaattacaaattaaaacattaaaacttaactaaaaccaactctaattatacaagaaatcttaaaaagaaaaaaaatcaacaatttagggggaggctccagaatagctggcacctccaaaaataatttacccggcagggtaaccgaaaccaacttacccggtagggtacccaaaaccaacctacccggcagggtaattaggactagactaaaaagggtttaagtttaacttgaaaaatgatactggtgaagttttggatgatagtacgttagtgaagttttgtctatgcatgtctaggaagatatgacttcgacctggtgcatttggctaaatggaactgaccgaagctaccctttatggatcctaaccagttagaccaaggttttgtactaagtccagtggatagaactatttggaaaacctcgaaggcatggttactctaatgatatccaagtgactcaccataacccagaagtttatccatagaacgcctatttgttgaacccaaagctaaacctaaatctaacacaagttaaaaacaaactcaaaaattgaacctaattcatctcacaaaattataagattctctgattgaaaacatagatcgggtgagatgactaaggactaaaattaaaattaaattaaattaaattaaattaaattaaaattaaattaaattaaattaaaattaaaattaaattaaataaaaaataaattattttaaaaatatttctaacttaaaattactttaaaaatccttctaacttaaaattattttaaaaaaaatccttctaacttaatttgtttaacataaaattattttaaaaatcgttttaGCATAAAAGTATcgtaaaaatctttttaacttaaaaatacgttaaaaatttcctaaaaaactattttaaaaaaaatattttaaaagattcttTTAATTCTCTAAaagttactttaaaaattatttaaaaactattttaaaaattactttaaaaactattttaaaactattttaaaaattctttaaaaattattttaaaaacttccttaaaaactatttttaaaaaaaaatttaaaaaaaattctttaaaaattagtttaattctcaaaaaattctttaaaaactatcatttaaaattcttttaaaaactatttaaaattctttcaaaaattattttaaaaattatttaaaaattattttaaaaatatttttaaaaattctatcaaaaattatttttaaaattatttttaaaatcatttaaaattctttttaaaactatttaaaattcttccaaaaattattttaaaaactcttttaaaaattctttcaaaaattatattaaaaattcatttaaaaaattattttaaaactatttaaaattctttcaattttttttattttaaaaattcttttaaaaatcattttaaaaattattttaaatacttttaaaactcattttaaaaattcttttaaaaaattatttaaaattcttttaaaaattatttaaaattctttcaaaatttttttttataaaaaatattttaaaaactcatttaaaaatcattttaaaaattcttttaaaaattatttaaaattatataaaaaaactcttttaaaaattgttttaaaaattatttaaaaagtcttttaaaaagtatttaaaaattcttttgaaaatcatttaaaactcttttaaaaactatttaaaattctttcgaaaattattttaaaaaaaatattttaaaaactcttttaaaaatcatttaaaaaattcttttaaaaacttttaaaactgattttaaaaattcttttaaaaattatttaaaattatttaaaaactcttttaaaaattattttaaaaattatttaaaaagtcttttaaaaagtatttaaaaaatctttttaattcatttaaaacttagacacctatcttaaaaacttaaattccattaacttaaaccttaaacctaattatgtttaacttaattgtttaagtctaaCTCTAGTTGAGAACTAAAATTGCTTTGAATTAAATCTTACTTAACTATAtttaataactttaacttcatgctaacttcaaactaaattaatcctacttaaaaggaagcaaataaaataaatatgtatataataactaacactttcattgaccaactcaatcaattaatacgaaatttaaattatttcactaagtattaaattattaaatcaagtaaaagccaatcaataaactattgataatgattaactattattaagTTTGTAATAAATTACTTATTACTTATTATTAAGAATAACTGATTATTCATTAATTTCAATAATATTATTCTTATCAAAAAACTATACCAAGTATATAAAAAtacttatataaataatatattcgataaacataagtgttactaacacTGCATCCACcaaaacacttaggtacaaaaatGTATTGAGGTGTAAAATTTAATATAACCAAACCGTAGTATTAACTTAAGggagagatattaaattaagaggagtaacaaattcagggggaggttcaagtttttctttttatcaaatttctatttaaatctctttagaaaatcttacctcaattttaaaaaaaaaaacttattttttctgattttgaaaactcatgtttgtaaagtgtttcaaactcattttgaaaattttaattttttttaacacttatgtttcaaaattagacttagcttttaaaaaattcccttcttAAGTTTGCAAATTCATTTAACTTTGCAAAagtactaagttatgttgctaaattaacTACTtgtcaaaacttagctatttttctaaaaaactaaaagctaatgctttaaacaagttttcaaaggattaaaactcccccaagttagctTGACATTTTTCTCACAACTTTTATTCTGCTTGAATCATGTATTGGTTACTTgcttatgtccttatttgatgaatgccaaagggggaggaataggtggttaagttagagaagCAAAATGTCAAAATTTAAGAACTAACTTAAACCGTAAAAATCATGCTGGTtctttttacttgcatattttttcactaacttaaccaggttgtcattccatcaaaaagggggagattgttggtgtagttagcactaacggtctaactcaggttttgatgaatgacaaatcaggttaagttaggtttgtcgttgtctaacactctgatcgagtgtgcagacgaagtccaagcaggtcaacgggctgaccggacgtttggcgagaagtccaagcgggtcgacaggctgaccggacgcttggcgagaagtccaaatgggtcgaagggctaatcagacatttggcacgaagtccagctaggtcgacgggctgaccggatagctggcgagaagtccagacgggtcgaagggctgaccagacgtctggcgggtaagtaaaggtaagtcactggaaggaagtgactgtgaggaggcgttcccgggaagggaacattaggcgtcgatccggcttagatccatttcggatatctaagtcgagatcgtgactagattccggtctcggaaagacggaatctaagtcatactcttgatattgaatttataaactgtgttaacactttgttttgcaggaaacatattatatatttgccttggactaaccttgtcttgttggagaaggaatctctggagaaaggtggtcctggcacccggaggggatccgggcgcccggaggtccgggcgctcggaacaggtccgggcgcccgggaggcaatttctaTCCTGATCGCGTCGTTGtcacgtggagctcgttggttggacctgccacgtctcactaggacgcccagaagggatccggggcgccccgagcctcatatcaaagaaggggtgggggtggaGCTTGAAtaacaactgacaagaagatcttctactgcttgctctgctactctacgctcctgcgacgctaacgaagcccCGACAACGCAGTTtttccttttcgatttattccgttgtcggtattacttttattttcatcagcatttcagcacttagtttgtaataattttcaaactgctagtgattgcccatcgaaagcactcaacgagtgcgtgccttggagtagaagtcgacacaggcttcgaaccaagtaaaattggtctgtgttagcattgcttactttttccgctgcgcttactcttatTGACAAATTTTTtacaatcgatattcacccccctccctctatcgaacgtctacgatccaacaagtatGTTCACGCCCGACTGAAATAGTGATCCAGTCATCTACATGCGTCTTCACTTGGCTCATTCTATTACTGGTCGGACGACTCATGCCCGATCGGCCCTTGATGTAGGGCTCCGCTCGATTACCATTTAGTAAGCTCGTTTATCCTCTAACattgacctccttgactttgaccttcacgtCAATTGctatcttcttcctttgaccCGCACTTAATGAGCCTCGTTTATCACCAcatcaatatatataaaataatttaacttataGATTATTCATTCACTTAAATCAATCCAATTAATTCATTAGTTCATATATTCTATATAAGTATGTTTGTCCTTTAGTTGGTATCAGTGATTCAGTTTACATAGATATATTATGAAACATATCTTTCAGTTTTAACTTGTGAAATAGTTCATTTATTTTCTCACAAATCTACCCTGACTTATTGTGCAAATTAATTAAACTCTTACCCTAGAGGTTATAGTGGTGTAGTGGTTATATCTCTAAgtataaatcttaaaaattttagagtcaaactcaagttacgGTGAATTATTAAAGATTTTCTTCTAGCTAGTGAGTAATAGAGAAAAACTGTTTGAATAAATAACTACAATAGTCTCCTAATTTATTTTGATGgatgataaaaaaatttcaataaaatcAGATCAACCATCTCATcagtttagaaaattaaatatctcatGTAAACTTTTGTTATATTTCACGGagacattttttttaataaaacatAATAAAGTGCAAGGTCTTCTTTCCGCATTATATTCTcgttactattattattttttccttctaataaaatattttattagtaaTTCGATGTTGATGCTGTGTTAAAGAGAGGTGGCTAAGAAGCTAAAGAAAGTGTTGGGAACTTTTATTTGCTTTAGGGCTTCACTTTTGGTTCGTAGATGTTCTTTGTAATCTTAATTGATGGCCCTTGAATTGAGCCTTGAATTtagttgatttttttaataataaactcAATTGAAAgatcaaatttaataataaataaaaattatttcagAGTTTAGCATTTTATTTGTATGTATTTGATTTTAAAACATTAGATTttcatttaattgatttttttatagGGTAAAAATTGATATAGGTAAATGATCAAAATGATCGGTTTGAATTGGACCGGATTTTAAGGGCATTATGGTCAATTGTGCACCGGCATGTTGTCCTTCCACCGTTGAAAGAGGATGGGTAATGACTGCTCTGTGAAACCAGCCTGGCCCAGTTCCCTTCTCTTTAAGAACCGGTCAAAACAGGCCTTCGCCCAATTCTTCCGGTCCACCATCAACTTGGACTGGGCAGGCCAGCAATACACAGATATTCCACCCCCATTAAATACAGAGAATTCATTCCGACCACTTAAGGCCCCCGCTTGGGTTATAAGCTGGCGCAACTCAACTCGGTGAGAATGTTAGCCACAAACCATAACATAAAGGGAAGTGGTTCATCGAAACTATGCAATGCGGGACTAAAGACCAAGTGCGCAATTAAAATTCGGAATTGATAAAAGACGTATTCTTTTTTCGCATTTTACTCCTATGtcgttttttaaaaatattttatgttttattttattttctttttacttgccctttccttttctctttcccccactcttgtattcatttctggCTCTCTCCTATCGACATGTATAATTATTATGAAGAATGTATTCATTTTTTGACACAATGTATAATTATTACGGTGCCACGATGTATAACTATTATGAttctaatattttaaaaattggcACAATAGATAATTATATTATCTTTCAATACTACACGAGCCTCATTTCTTAGAAGTCAGatcatattttaattaattttttaataatattttaatatttctagataaattaaaataaataataaaaggtATTATTGAAGTTCTTATAATATTAAAATTCCATATAACTTAAATTCAATGGAATCTATCTAAATTTATCATTGAGTTTTTACTAAAATTTACTGATAAAACTAGATAGATCCGATTGGATTCATTTATGATTTTATAGATTTTTAAGGCTAAAAGGAGTTTGACGATGCTCTCAATTTCTTATTTCAATTTTTTCAgaagtattaaaatattattgtaaGAGTCAGCTAAAACCCAAAACTCCTGAACCTGATATAAATCATATCAAAGCTAATGTGAACTTGATATGAGCCTAATTCTATTAATGAATTTTAATTGAAATTTAAACATGTCCCATTAGACTTATTTTAAgtcttttaaatttttgatgCTGTAAAGACTCTATTGGTATCCTTGAGCTTCTTCAGATAGGTTGAGGGGTTGAAATgtcattaaaaaaatcaattaaaatgtTGTATGGTCTTTGAGAAATTAAGGGTGTCGAAGATAATTACGTATGCATGtcaaaaagagagaaaagatGAGAGAGAGGTGAACAAactatttagaaaaaaatatgtattttttaaGACATTTTCAAAGTTTAGGACGTTTTTGACCGATCGAATCTTTAGGTGCGCTTTGGCAATTGCTGTTTACATTTCGTTCGTTCATTtttgtaaaaatatatatatttgtttctaaaattcacctttatttttattatatttaaaaggCACCTTATTTTAAGAACAATATGAAAACATACTGTATCATATATTTTTTgggaaataatagaggttataaaTTTTGCAGTGAAATTTATTAATCTGGCGCCCTTTGTTTCACACTGTTGGGCCTCTCTTTCATAGTAttccaaggaagaaaattggaaAATCGaaataaatcaaggaaattaagaaattgaaataaaaaaaaagtcttATTGACTATTTCGGAGATGACCGATTCGGTTCATACAACGGTTAATCCAAAAACCTAGTATTTTTTAGTTACGCTCcccatttaaaagaaaatttctataaatatatcgTAGTTGAGATTTGAACTGCAGATATATGAGTGACAACCTGAATATTTTACTGTGACCCCATGACCCCGAGGACAAGAAATTGAAATAAACCATGATATGGAAGGTATTTTCTAAACTTCATTAAAAATTGATCATTACTCTACTCTGTAAATGTAACATGCGATGACCGATTTAGTTATGCACCGGATAATAGTAGCAATATAAAGAACATTGTTAAATTATAGGGATGACTGTTATAATAACTATCCATTATTAATTAACTATGTTAGTTGGTTAATCTCGAAAATGAATTAATAGTAATTATAAAATTGACACCAAAATTAAAAGTCAAATACACTTTTGTATAAACAATGAAGGGGTGTAAAAAAATAGGGTCATAATCCATTCATTTCATgtcattttcctaattaattgataaaaattctATTGAccgtagaaaaaaaaattatgtacgACTTTATTACAATTATGATTTAAAGCAATTTAGAATAATAAatgcataataaattttcaatttaatattGTGATTGAGTATCAAGGTGACCCCATGCAACGACGAATTAttataaattcttaaaaaaagTTGACTTGGTAAATTATCACATCATATCATTAAAATTTTATTGAGAAAACATATCAATTACTATTTAGATGAAGATTGATTGTGTTGAATGTATGAACATTATTTAATAAAGTAGGATAAGATTAATTATTATAATTCAACTTTAAATCTTAATTGAAAAATTACGATTATCCTCGTCAACAATTGCACTCCAATCACATCTTTTTGGTCCAAATAAGTACctcaaaattttgtttttttaattattcaTTTCCTACCAGAATATTTAAGAAAAATTGaccatttttatatattttttagaattattatatGAATCAaagaaataattaataatttttgcaataataaatatttaatttgacTTGATTGTATAATAAATATTCTCTTCCTCATTCTATCAAATCAGCCAAAGAATTCAAATATCatctaaattttttgatgaaATTAAGGAACATTATCAAACTCATTTAGTCCAAACCCATGGGAGAATAGAGACCTCCCATTTTAATTTCTTCCCAACCTAGAGGTTTTTTTGCACCACATATTGCTGTTAATAAATAATCTTCACTAATTGACTCAATTAAGAGTGGAGTTTGCAAGGATTATTAACCCAAGATGGTGTTGATTTCTACATAGCAATACCACAGTTTGTAAATTAGCATCAAGACCAGTACCACAGTGGTGATTATTCATGTTGCATATAATTATAGGACGTCAGAAACAACGCTGAATGGAGGAGGCGCCGTTTATCTCGGCAGGAGAGGGCGACGTGCGCTGTGGGGTGTTGTAGGCGACAACGAGAGAGGAGAGGGGAGGCAGCGCTCCGGTAGGAAACCAACGACGCGGAAGGAGTGGACGACGCTAGTCGATGATGGTGGCAAGGGGCTGACCAGCGAAGAGTTGTGCCCTTAACGCTGAGGAGGGCTGATAGTGATCGCTGGAAGTAGCGGTGGCAGTAAGGAGGTGAGGCGTCAGGAGCTCAGTGAGAAGGAGAGTTAGGGGCATGCCTCACCGGTAATGATGGCTAGTCACTGTGACGAGGTAGAAAGTGGGGGCGGTGTCGGAGAGCAGCGCTGTGGATGTTGTCGTCGGTCCCTCACGGGGGCGGTGTGTTCTCGTGCGGAGGTAGCGACGCGCCGTGCGACGGCGGCATCGCATGAGGTGGCGTCAGTGTGGAGAAGGGAGGAGGAGGTGTCGGCTCTCACGTGTGTTGCTGTGGCGGCGGTGTTGCCGGCGTGGAGAGGGAAGCGACGATGACCATGGCgtcaagaggagaaggaagaggagaggtgGTGGTTGGTGTCCTCGCGAAGGACGAAGGGGGAACGCAAGTATTAATTCATCATCTCTTTAGAGTATGATTCTTTCATTTATCGATATCATTTTGCTGAGAAGAATATAGAGTTGTTGTTTCATGTATGATACATATTCATCATATATAATTCAGCTAACGATGATACATATTCATCATCTTGATCACTTTTAATCatcttaatattattattaaattagttTTCAatcttatttttatagaaaataaatataattttatcttTACTTTAGAGAAGATACTTATAACTGTATTTTATATAatcaattataaaaataataaaatatttattttcaccTGTGACGATGTACCTTTAACATCGTACTAATCAATGTGGAATTAAACCGAATTGAATAATTACTTACCCTTTCTATATAAGCTCCACCTCGTCTTAAAGGAGTGTCCTTAGGGGGACTGATCCTCTGCGCCCGCGTCCCTCTGCGCCCTCTGCGCCCGCGGCTACACGACAAAAAAAGCACGTGCTTAGCGCATGCATTTCTCGGCGCCAACATCGCTCGAAAAGAAATGCTCCGTcagcgcaaaaaaaaaaaataagaaaacccTAAGCCCGCGTCCCGTGCTCCTCTTCGCCCGCCAAAAaaaccctcttctcctctctgctTCTTCTCCAGCTGACGATGCAGAGCCCCTCTTCGCTTCTCCAGCCGACGCCAGCCCTCCTCCTCTGCGCCTACGACCGGAGGTAACACCTACAACCCTGTGGAGAAGAATCACGTGCTTACTCTTGCCAACGAGGACCTCGCGAGCCCTAGCTCCCCACCGATTCCCTCTGCGCCCTCTGCGCCCGACACCCGTGTGCCCTCTTCGCCCGTCGAAGTGTCTCCTCCTCTTCGCCCGCAGCTCCCCTGTGCGCCTCGAGAAACAACTACGTGCCTGCGCATGCTTCCGGTGACGCGTGAATCGACTCCCGGCAACTCGCTAAGTGCTCCTTGACCAACACCCCATTTTACAGGTAGAATATGGTAATATGCTAATGCtctcacatttttttttcttttgctctTTGTGTCACAATGGCTTTGATTTCATATGACTAATGATTGATAGAAATTAAGTTCAATGTTGCTATTGTCATTTGACATATTTTCTTATTATATAATGAATTTGCTCTATCAGGAAATTGGTTTCCAGTGTGACAACCATCAAGGGGAATGTCGTTCCAAATTTTTGTGTCATCTTGACTATTTTGCTTGGGTCATACGTGACAGTTACCTTCCTCAAGGAAGCCAAGGTCTTAAGGTGATGTAAATcaaattggatctaattatttaAAGGCTAGAGTTTCTATTGTTTGTTGAACTCAAGGTGTGTGATATTCTCTTGTACTTCTCTATATTCTACGCTCACTTGTTTTTCTTGGTGTTTATATATACTTTAATACAAAAGACATGCTATGCACTGTTAATTCAAAAACCTGCATTTTGTTGTGTTCTGTTACTTCTGTATATGTTCATCTATTAATTTCACGCCATGTTTCCATGTACAACTGTTTTCTATCTTGTTTCTTAGATTTAAAAAGAAATATCTTAACTAGATAATAACTTGTCATACTATCTTCAAAAATTATCTGTCACTTTTGTTGGTAAGAGCTATACAAACATTTAGGTAATACTATAAAAATTTAGGTAGGAGCTGGATTCTGACAATGATGTTGCTGGATTTTGACAATGTACTTAAGTTTATATATTAATCTTTTATTGTGGCACACTTTTTTCAGGTTTAAAGTAATTATCATGGAGGGCGAATCTACGAGTTGTCATAGGTTGAATTTTGATGAGTCAATTGAAGAGTATTCTGAAGCAAACCAAGGCTGTGGTGATTTTGAAGTTAATGTAGAAGAAAGGGCTGATGAAGGTAATAAGATTCACAGTGCATTTATATTGAACTTTATATACTTCGATTTTTACATAATTTGATTAACTATGTGCATTGTTAATTGATTTGTTtgcattaattgattaattttaaaggcAATGAAGATGATACAgagattcccccccccccccattaaGCACAGATGAATTGGTGCCAAAAATTGGTATGGAATTTCAAACAGAAGAGGAAGCGTATGACTTTTATttgaaatatgctaaacaagttgGATTTGGCATACGAAGGACAAGAACCCATAATGATAATTCGGGCAGATTAATTGACAGGACGTTTTGTTGTAGTGCACAAGGAAAAAAGGGAAAGGACAAACGAGATATTTATGTGAAGCAAAGTCGTGCTGAGACAAGATTTGGTTGTGATGCTAAACTGAGGATTAGTTGTCGAAATAATGACAAGTTTTGTGTGGTGAACTTCAttaaagagcataatcattatctttcaaGCTCAAACAAAACACATCTCTACAGATGTCATAGGAACATATCTTCTTCTGCAGCGATGCAAATTGAGATGGCAAGTGAGGTGGGAATCCCCCCAaaagcatctcatgatcttatgATGAGACAAACAGGTGGGAGGGAGAATTTAGGGTTTATTCCTGAAGACTATAAGAACTACTTGCGATCTAAAAGAACAAGAAATATGAGAGTGGGAGATACAGGAGGTGTTCTAGAATATTTGCAGAAAATGCAATGTGATGATCCATATTTTTTTAATGctattcaagttgatgaagatgatttgatcACAAACATTTTTTGGTCTGATGCTAAGATGAGAGCTTATTATGGCAATTTTGGAGATGTTGTTTGTTTT from Zingiber officinale cultivar Zhangliang chromosome 6B, Zo_v1.1, whole genome shotgun sequence carries:
- the LOC121991147 gene encoding protein FAR1-RELATED SEQUENCE 5-like; its protein translation is MQSPSSLLQPTPALLLCAYDRRKLVSSVTTIKGNVVPNFCVILTILLGSYVTVTFLKEAKVLRFKVIIMEGESTSCHRLNFDESIEEYSEANQGCGDFEVNVEERADEEEEAYDFYLKYAKQVGFGIRRTRTHNDNSGRLIDRTFCCSAQGKKGKDKRDIYVKQSRAETRFGCDAKLRISCRNNDKFCVVNFIKEHNHYLSSSNKTHLYRCHRNISSSAAMQIEMASEVGIPPKASHDLMMRQTGGRENLGFIPEDYKNYLRSKRTRNMRVGDTGGVLEYLQKMQCDDPYFFNAIQVDEDDLITNIFWSDAKMRAYYGNFGDVVCFDTIYRKNNEGRPIALFVGVNHHKQSIIFGAALLYDETTLSFEWLFDTFTKAMSEKKSTTILTDQDAAMLQ